From one Microlunatus sp. Gsoil 973 genomic stretch:
- a CDS encoding PadR family transcriptional regulator: protein MSLRFALLGLLNERPASGYDLTRRFAQGIGSYAWDAKHSQIYPELKKLTEAGLIEIAEEGARGRKTYAITADGRAQLRQWLLTPAGNAGVRNEYVLRLFLLSALRRDEARTILEHTIEYSTEQLQAITQDFQDSVADGGPTRGHGALAAQYGIRVFQATIDWAHWAIEQIDADPGFGHGADGCATAPTR from the coding sequence ATGTCTCTCCGGTTCGCCCTTCTCGGCCTGCTCAACGAACGACCGGCCAGCGGGTACGACCTCACCCGGCGGTTCGCCCAGGGCATCGGCTCGTACGCCTGGGATGCCAAGCACAGCCAGATCTATCCGGAGTTGAAGAAGCTCACCGAGGCCGGCCTGATCGAGATCGCCGAGGAAGGCGCCCGGGGCCGGAAGACGTACGCGATCACCGCCGACGGCCGGGCGCAGTTGCGGCAATGGCTGCTGACACCGGCCGGCAACGCCGGCGTGCGGAACGAGTACGTGCTGCGGCTGTTCCTGTTGTCGGCGCTGCGCCGAGACGAGGCCCGGACGATCCTGGAACACACCATCGAGTACTCGACCGAACAGTTGCAGGCGATCACCCAGGACTTCCAGGACAGCGTCGCCGACGGCGGGCCGACCCGGGGCCACGGTGCGCTGGCCGCGCAGTACGGGATCCGGGTCTTCCAGGCAACGATCGACTGGGCACACTGGGCGATCGAGCAGATCGATGCCGATCCGGGCTTCGGCCACGGTGCAGACGGCTGCGCAACCGCGCCTACACGCTGA
- a CDS encoding glutathione S-transferase family protein, producing the protein MSDTQQGSGSSLSEYVRAGQEFNRDMNYIPDRITADGRDGWPVESGRYRLIAARACPWANRTLIVRRLLGLEDAISLGLCGPTHDQRSWTFDLDPGGVDPVLGYERLQQAYFARYPDYPRGITVPAIVDIPTKAVVTNDFPSITIDFSLEWTKLHRGGAPELYPEPLRDEIDEVNDRVFTEINNGVYRCGFAGSQQAYESAYDRLFTALDWLEERLSGQRYLVGETITEADVRLFTTLARFDPVYHGHFKCNRSKLSEYAALWGYARDLFQTPGFGDTIDFTQIKQHYYIVHADINPTRIVPKGPDLANWLTPHHREQLGGRPFGDGTPPGPPSPDEAVPTEHSAAA; encoded by the coding sequence ATGTCCGACACACAGCAGGGGTCCGGTTCGTCGCTCTCGGAATACGTGCGCGCGGGACAGGAATTCAACCGGGACATGAACTACATCCCGGACCGGATCACCGCCGACGGTCGGGACGGCTGGCCGGTGGAGTCCGGCCGGTACCGGTTGATCGCGGCCCGGGCCTGCCCGTGGGCGAACCGGACGCTGATCGTCCGCCGACTGCTCGGCCTCGAGGACGCGATCTCCCTCGGCCTGTGCGGACCGACACACGACCAGCGGAGCTGGACATTCGATCTCGATCCCGGTGGTGTCGACCCGGTGCTGGGCTACGAGAGGCTGCAGCAGGCCTACTTCGCCCGCTATCCGGACTACCCGCGGGGGATCACCGTACCGGCGATCGTCGACATCCCGACCAAGGCCGTGGTCACCAACGACTTCCCGTCGATCACCATCGACTTCTCGCTGGAATGGACCAAGCTCCATCGCGGCGGGGCACCCGAGCTCTACCCGGAGCCGCTGCGCGACGAGATCGACGAGGTCAACGACCGCGTCTTCACCGAGATCAACAACGGCGTCTACCGTTGTGGGTTCGCCGGCTCACAGCAGGCGTACGAGAGCGCCTACGACCGGTTGTTCACCGCGCTGGACTGGTTGGAGGAGCGGTTGTCCGGCCAGCGGTACCTGGTCGGTGAGACGATCACCGAGGCCGACGTCCGGCTGTTCACCACCCTGGCCCGCTTCGATCCCGTCTACCACGGGCACTTCAAGTGCAATCGGAGCAAGCTGTCCGAGTACGCCGCCCTCTGGGGCTACGCGCGCGACCTGTTCCAGACCCCGGGCTTCGGCGACACGATCGACTTCACCCAGATCAAGCAGCACTACTACATCGTTCACGCCGACATCAATCCGACCCGGATCGTCCCGAAGGGGCCGGATCTGGCCAATTGGCTGACGCCGCATCACCGTGAGCAACTGGGCGGCCGACCGTTCGGCGACGGTACGCCGCCCGGGCCGCCGAGCCCCGACGAAGCGGTGCCGACCGAACACAGCGCGGCCGCCTGA
- a CDS encoding cytochrome bc complex cytochrome b subunit has translation MAKPAKTATEAPQRPEQPDRQLGPVMKFFSGPAKWADDRTGVGGIMSGRIPNIFNLRKVFPDHWSFMLGEIALYSFIVLLLTGVFLTLWFKPSMGEIEYNGSYQLLRGLPMSEAYASTLNISFDVRGGLLIRQIHHWAALLFVAAMLTHSMRIFFTGGFRKPREINWVIGATLLFLGMTEGFLGYSIPDDLLSGVGVRIIFGAVLSIPLVGTYLFTWFLGGEYPGDLLVPRMYMLHILLIPAVILALVGLHLILIFYHKHTQFPGQGRTEKNVVGYPFFPVYTAKAGGFFFIVFGVIVLMAGLMQINPIWTYGPYNPAEVSAGSQPDWYIGYLEGALRLMPNWEWHIGHTTWSWNVFIPAILGFVALPAALAVYPFLEKWVTGDDLEHHVLDRPRNAPNRTAIGVAAIAVYVVLMIGGANDIVATHFHISLNSITLVLRWGIFILPILTFIITKRICIGLQRSAYDRVLHGSESGVIHRSPAGGYSEPHTPITQGEAFAITQHHEYQPITSGPVTDANGVARKGTAKDRARRPFTRWYFGHNVAKPTAAEIEAAAHHHGGHEVEGDGRAAIESERADEQVGAGHSD, from the coding sequence ATGGCGAAGCCAGCCAAGACCGCGACGGAGGCGCCACAGCGCCCCGAACAGCCGGATCGGCAGCTCGGGCCGGTGATGAAGTTCTTCTCCGGGCCGGCCAAGTGGGCCGATGACCGGACCGGCGTCGGCGGCATCATGTCGGGCCGGATCCCGAACATCTTCAACCTCCGCAAGGTGTTCCCGGACCACTGGTCCTTCATGCTCGGTGAGATCGCGCTCTACTCCTTCATCGTGCTGCTGCTCACCGGTGTCTTCCTGACGCTGTGGTTCAAGCCGTCGATGGGTGAGATCGAGTACAACGGCAGCTACCAGCTGCTGCGTGGCCTGCCGATGTCGGAGGCGTACGCCTCCACCCTGAACATCTCCTTCGACGTGCGGGGCGGCCTGCTGATCCGGCAGATCCACCACTGGGCGGCGCTGCTGTTCGTCGCGGCGATGCTGACCCACTCGATGCGGATCTTCTTCACCGGCGGCTTCCGCAAGCCGCGGGAGATCAACTGGGTGATCGGCGCGACGCTGCTCTTCCTCGGCATGACCGAGGGCTTCCTGGGCTACTCCATCCCCGACGACCTGCTCTCCGGTGTCGGCGTCCGGATCATCTTCGGCGCGGTGCTGTCCATCCCGTTGGTGGGCACCTACCTCTTCACCTGGTTCCTGGGAGGGGAGTATCCGGGCGATCTTCTGGTGCCGCGGATGTACATGCTGCACATCCTGTTGATCCCGGCCGTCATCCTGGCGCTGGTCGGCTTGCACCTGATCTTGATCTTCTATCACAAGCACACCCAGTTCCCGGGCCAGGGACGTACCGAGAAGAACGTCGTCGGCTACCCCTTCTTCCCCGTGTACACGGCGAAGGCCGGCGGATTCTTCTTCATCGTCTTCGGTGTGATCGTCCTGATGGCCGGGTTGATGCAGATCAACCCGATCTGGACGTACGGGCCGTACAACCCTGCCGAGGTCAGTGCCGGCTCGCAGCCCGACTGGTATATCGGCTATCTGGAGGGTGCGCTGCGACTGATGCCCAACTGGGAGTGGCACATCGGCCACACCACGTGGTCGTGGAATGTCTTCATCCCGGCCATCCTGGGCTTCGTCGCACTGCCCGCCGCGCTGGCCGTCTACCCGTTCCTGGAGAAGTGGGTCACCGGTGACGATCTGGAGCACCATGTGCTGGACCGTCCGCGGAACGCACCGAACCGGACCGCGATCGGGGTTGCCGCCATCGCGGTGTACGTGGTGTTGATGATCGGCGGTGCCAACGACATCGTCGCAACGCACTTCCACATCTCGTTGAACTCGATCACGCTGGTGTTGCGCTGGGGCATCTTCATCCTGCCGATCCTGACGTTCATCATCACCAAGAGGATCTGTATCGGTCTGCAGCGGTCGGCGTACGACCGGGTGTTGCACGGCTCGGAGTCCGGTGTCATCCACCGCTCCCCGGCCGGCGGCTACTCAGAGCCGCACACGCCGATCACCCAGGGCGAGGCCTTCGCGATCACCCAGCACCACGAGTACCAGCCGATCACATCCGGTCCGGTCACCGACGCCAATGGCGTCGCCCGCAAGGGCACCGCGAAGGACCGCGCCAGGCGGCCGTTCACCCGTTGGTACTTCGGGCACAACGTGGCCAAGCCCACCGCTGCCGAGATCGAGGCGGCCGCCCACCACCACGGCGGTCACGAGGTCGAGGGCGACGGCCGAGCGGCCATCGAGAGCGAGCGCGCCGATGAGCAAGTCGGTGCCGGCCACTCGGACTGA
- the treS gene encoding maltose alpha-D-glucosyltransferase, producing the protein MADDQVNQPAGEHEPPEINYDEQFYPARPRRLRPRARLTRLFPLRQRSPRSGKPVGSNPEYVDWLHEESMLFDATDMARQFEGLPSMFQNPYANPDPRSAIEKASVWFTAYPISMITPKGRSFLGTLGDPDLWEIFQRIGIDAIHTGPVKQAGGLNGWDKTPSVDGHFDRISTKIDEIFGTEDEFRGLCEVAANFGGTVIDDIVPGHTGKGADFRLAEMKVGDYPGIYHMVEIPPEDWHMLPRVPRGRDSINLDNEAESRLQKAGYIIGQMQRVIFAEPGVKDTNWSATAPVIGPDGVERRWVYLHYFKEGQPTINWLDPTFAGMRLVIGDALHSLGDLGTGALRLDANGFLGVEKTAEDVPAWSEGHPLSEAANQLIASMVRKVGGFTFQELNLSIDDIRNTSARGADLSYDFVNRPAYHHALATGDTEFLRMTLNLALDLGVEAVSLVHALQNHDEMTYELVHFATVHGQDLFRFRHGEYTGEGLAVQIRSDLIDKLTGDHAPYNLTFTTNGIASTSATVIAAALGYTSIDDLDAEQIEQIRRAHLLLVMFNALQPGVFALSGWDLVGMLTLDRKQVAPLLSTGDTRWIHRAAYDLMDYQPDATQSSSLMPRGVSLYGALPAQLEDPESFVSQLADILRIRKVYKIATSTQIDVPQTSTNAMLVMVHQLEDPDERQVTVLNFADRTVFGHVRSEKLEPSSLVVDMVTDEVIGEIDNLNTFSVALGPFGGKSLLIRPRTEEDVDVGVPDFNEQAGEV; encoded by the coding sequence ATGGCCGACGACCAGGTCAACCAACCCGCCGGTGAGCACGAGCCGCCGGAGATCAACTACGACGAGCAGTTCTATCCGGCGAGGCCGCGACGGCTGCGCCCGCGAGCTCGGCTGACGCGGCTGTTCCCACTGCGCCAGCGATCGCCGCGATCCGGCAAGCCGGTCGGATCCAATCCGGAGTACGTCGACTGGCTGCACGAGGAGTCGATGCTCTTCGATGCCACCGACATGGCGCGGCAGTTCGAGGGCCTGCCGAGCATGTTCCAGAACCCGTACGCCAATCCCGATCCACGATCGGCGATCGAGAAGGCGTCGGTCTGGTTCACCGCGTACCCGATCTCGATGATCACGCCCAAGGGCAGGTCGTTCCTGGGGACACTCGGCGACCCCGACCTGTGGGAGATCTTCCAGAGGATCGGCATTGATGCCATCCACACCGGCCCGGTGAAACAGGCCGGCGGTCTCAACGGCTGGGACAAGACACCGAGCGTCGACGGCCACTTCGACCGGATCAGCACCAAGATCGACGAGATCTTCGGCACCGAGGACGAGTTCCGCGGCCTGTGTGAGGTTGCCGCCAACTTCGGCGGCACGGTGATCGACGACATCGTCCCCGGCCACACCGGCAAGGGTGCTGACTTCCGGCTGGCCGAGATGAAGGTCGGCGACTACCCCGGGATCTACCACATGGTGGAGATCCCTCCCGAGGACTGGCACATGTTGCCGAGGGTTCCCCGTGGCAGGGACTCGATCAACCTCGACAACGAGGCCGAATCCCGGTTGCAGAAGGCCGGCTACATCATCGGCCAGATGCAGCGGGTGATCTTCGCCGAGCCCGGGGTCAAGGACACCAACTGGAGCGCGACGGCGCCGGTGATCGGACCGGACGGTGTCGAGCGGCGCTGGGTGTATCTGCATTACTTCAAGGAGGGTCAGCCGACGATCAACTGGCTCGACCCGACGTTCGCGGGGATGCGGTTGGTGATCGGCGATGCCCTGCATTCCCTTGGTGATCTTGGAACCGGCGCGTTGCGGCTGGACGCCAACGGCTTCCTCGGAGTGGAGAAGACCGCGGAGGATGTGCCCGCCTGGTCGGAGGGGCACCCGCTGTCGGAGGCGGCCAATCAACTGATCGCCTCGATGGTACGCAAGGTCGGCGGCTTCACCTTCCAGGAGTTGAACCTGTCGATCGACGACATCCGGAACACCTCGGCCCGGGGTGCCGACCTGTCCTACGACTTCGTCAACCGGCCGGCCTACCATCACGCCTTGGCGACCGGGGACACCGAGTTCCTCCGGATGACATTGAACCTGGCCCTCGACCTCGGGGTCGAGGCGGTGTCGCTGGTGCACGCGTTGCAGAACCACGACGAGATGACCTACGAACTGGTGCACTTCGCGACCGTGCACGGCCAGGACCTGTTCCGGTTCCGCCACGGCGAGTACACCGGCGAGGGTCTGGCGGTACAGATCCGTTCGGACCTGATCGACAAACTGACCGGCGACCATGCGCCGTACAACCTGACCTTCACCACCAACGGGATCGCCTCGACGTCGGCGACCGTCATTGCGGCCGCGCTCGGATACACCAGCATCGATGATCTTGATGCCGAACAGATCGAGCAGATCCGCCGGGCGCACCTGCTGCTGGTCATGTTCAACGCGTTGCAGCCGGGCGTTTTCGCCTTGTCTGGTTGGGATCTGGTCGGCATGCTCACCCTCGATCGCAAGCAGGTCGCACCACTGCTGAGCACCGGCGACACGCGCTGGATCCACCGTGCGGCCTACGATCTGATGGACTACCAGCCCGATGCCACGCAGTCGTCGTCGCTGATGCCGCGCGGAGTCAGCCTGTACGGCGCACTGCCCGCCCAGTTGGAGGACCCGGAGTCGTTCGTCTCCCAGTTGGCCGACATCCTGCGCATCCGGAAGGTGTACAAGATCGCCACCAGCACCCAGATCGACGTACCGCAGACGTCGACGAACGCGATGCTGGTGATGGTGCACCAACTGGAGGACCCGGACGAGCGGCAGGTCACGGTGCTCAACTTCGCCGACCGGACGGTTTTCGGCCACGTCCGCTCCGAAAAGCTGGAGCCGTCGTCGCTGGTCGTCGACATGGTCACCGACGAGGTGATCGGCGAGATCGACAACCTGAACACCTTCAGCGTCGCGCTCGGGCCGTTCGGCGGCAAGTCATTGCTGATCAGGCCACGCACCGAGGAGGATGTCGACGTCGGCGTCCCCGACTTCAACGAACAGGCCGGCGAGGTCTGA
- a CDS encoding carotenoid oxygenase family protein — MANTHLIEHGGSLLALCEGGLPYEVTGELETKGAYDFGGRLRTAMTAHPKTDPVTGELFFYGISMARPYLTFHVADAAGRLMKSIPVDVPAPTMMHDFAITEHHVIWLDLPVVFDRERLGRSLPFTWQDAYGARLGVMPRSGGPVHWIGIDPCYVFHVGNAREDERGRVVLDVVRYSPAEFGRFWQLGTDPEGGGVTGVLHRWSIDPGRGTISELQLDDRSVEFPSLNDQHVGRANRYLYAVTDEDNGGLIKYDTQQQTARSHPFTEPVHVGEAVFVPATGATTEDAGWLISIVTPRHGGASSLVVLDATDVAHGPIATVGLPRRVPAGFHGSWIPEPGSTQRTQG; from the coding sequence GTGGCCAACACGCATCTGATCGAGCACGGCGGCTCGCTGCTTGCGCTCTGCGAGGGCGGCCTGCCTTATGAGGTCACGGGGGAGCTGGAGACCAAGGGCGCCTACGACTTCGGTGGCCGGCTGCGTACTGCGATGACCGCTCACCCGAAGACCGATCCGGTGACCGGTGAACTGTTCTTCTACGGCATCTCGATGGCCCGGCCGTACCTGACCTTCCATGTCGCCGACGCGGCGGGTCGGTTGATGAAGTCGATCCCGGTCGACGTTCCGGCGCCGACGATGATGCACGACTTCGCGATCACCGAGCATCACGTGATCTGGCTCGACCTGCCGGTGGTCTTCGACCGTGAGCGGCTGGGTCGGTCGCTGCCCTTCACCTGGCAGGACGCGTACGGCGCCCGGCTCGGCGTGATGCCGCGCAGCGGGGGACCGGTGCACTGGATCGGGATCGATCCCTGTTACGTGTTCCACGTCGGCAACGCCCGGGAGGACGAGCGCGGCCGAGTGGTGCTGGATGTGGTCCGGTACAGCCCGGCGGAGTTCGGCAGGTTCTGGCAGCTCGGCACCGATCCGGAAGGCGGCGGCGTGACCGGCGTGCTGCACCGGTGGAGCATCGATCCGGGGCGTGGAACGATCAGCGAACTGCAATTGGACGATCGCAGCGTCGAGTTCCCGAGCCTGAATGATCAGCACGTCGGTCGGGCCAACCGGTACCTCTACGCGGTCACCGACGAGGACAACGGCGGCCTGATCAAGTACGACACCCAACAGCAGACCGCACGGTCCCACCCGTTCACCGAGCCGGTCCACGTCGGCGAAGCGGTCTTCGTGCCGGCGACCGGCGCGACGACCGAAGATGCCGGCTGGCTCATCAGCATCGTCACCCCGCGACACGGTGGTGCGTCATCCTTGGTCGTGCTGGATGCCACCGACGTCGCCCACGGCCCGATCGCAACCGTAGGACTTCCACGCCGGGTACCAGCCGGTTTCCACGGCTCCTGGATCCCCGAACCCGGCTCAACGCAAAGGACGCAGGGATGA
- a CDS encoding VC0807 family protein, with protein MNSRAMIGRIVWTLFLDAGLAVAAYLIARQLGAGMFLALLIGTIVAGLRALYVIIRRREVDAFALFMIATFGIGLVLSLVTGSPRFLLAKDSISTAVSGVIFLGTLVAGRPMMYYLAQRFGATGDAEREEWARRWPVNAGFRSFFRGMTVVWGIAFLAEAAVKLILVLALPLAVAAPLVPFFTPVLITALVVWTVRTSVAAQKRLSVAQPVA; from the coding sequence ATGAACAGCAGGGCCATGATCGGGCGAATCGTCTGGACCCTCTTCCTGGACGCCGGACTCGCAGTGGCGGCCTACCTCATCGCCCGGCAACTCGGCGCCGGCATGTTCCTTGCGCTGTTGATCGGCACCATCGTCGCCGGACTCCGGGCGCTGTATGTGATCATCCGGCGACGCGAGGTGGACGCCTTCGCCCTCTTCATGATCGCAACCTTCGGGATCGGTCTTGTACTCAGCCTGGTGACCGGCAGCCCCCGGTTCCTGCTCGCCAAGGACTCGATCTCGACCGCGGTGTCCGGCGTCATCTTCCTGGGCACCCTGGTGGCCGGAAGGCCGATGATGTACTACCTGGCGCAGCGTTTCGGCGCGACCGGTGACGCGGAGCGCGAGGAGTGGGCTCGCCGGTGGCCGGTCAACGCAGGTTTTCGGTCCTTCTTCCGGGGTATGACGGTGGTATGGGGAATCGCATTCCTGGCCGAAGCCGCGGTCAAGCTGATCTTGGTGCTGGCTCTGCCGCTCGCCGTGGCAGCGCCGTTGGTGCCGTTCTTCACTCCGGTGCTGATCACCGCTCTGGTGGTGTGGACGGTGCGTACCAGCGTCGCGGCACAGAAGCGGCTGAGTGTTGCACAGCCTGTCGCTTGA
- a CDS encoding carotenoid oxygenase family protein, whose product MSFYLDGVFAPVPDEIDAYDLEVTGTLPPELDGRYLRNGPNPRLGSDPGHWFGGAGMLHGVRLSGGRAEWYRNRWIDTRVGAANRPSVRTVATCGTLWPTRI is encoded by the coding sequence ATGAGTTTCTATCTGGACGGCGTCTTCGCCCCGGTCCCAGACGAGATCGACGCGTACGACCTCGAGGTCACCGGCACCCTCCCGCCCGAACTGGACGGCCGGTACCTGCGCAACGGCCCCAACCCGCGGCTCGGCAGTGACCCGGGGCACTGGTTCGGCGGAGCCGGCATGCTGCACGGTGTCCGGCTCAGCGGCGGCCGTGCGGAGTGGTACCGCAACCGCTGGATCGACACCCGGGTGGGGGCGGCGAACCGGCCATCGGTCCGGACGGTCGCGACCTGCGGCACACTGTGGCCAACACGCATCTGA
- a CDS encoding heme-copper oxidase subunit III produces the protein MLGRPGRPDAVAVGTIIWLASELMFFAGLFAAYFTIKNVTTAAAVKAGLTPLWEQGAGLLNVRFSLINTTVLVLSSVTCQMGVFAAEKGRVGRVGSVLNPGKWGMREWYVLTFIMGAFFIGGQVYEYAHLVHDGLTLSSDPYGSIFYLATGFHGLHVTGGLVAFVLLIGRTYLARTFTHEQAVSAIAVSYYWHFVDVVWIALFGVIYILQ, from the coding sequence CTGCTCGGCCGTCCGGGGCGGCCTGATGCCGTCGCGGTCGGCACGATCATCTGGCTGGCCAGCGAGTTGATGTTCTTCGCGGGGCTGTTCGCCGCGTACTTCACGATCAAGAACGTCACCACCGCGGCCGCCGTCAAGGCCGGCCTGACGCCGCTGTGGGAGCAGGGTGCCGGACTGCTCAACGTCCGCTTCTCCCTGATCAACACCACGGTGCTGGTGCTGAGCTCGGTGACCTGCCAGATGGGCGTGTTCGCCGCGGAGAAGGGCCGCGTCGGCCGGGTCGGTTCCGTCCTCAACCCCGGCAAGTGGGGCATGCGGGAGTGGTACGTACTGACCTTCATCATGGGCGCCTTCTTCATCGGCGGCCAGGTCTATGAGTACGCCCACCTTGTTCACGACGGCCTGACCTTGTCCTCCGACCCGTACGGGTCCATCTTCTACCTGGCAACCGGGTTCCACGGTTTGCACGTGACCGGCGGTCTGGTCGCCTTCGTCCTGCTCATCGGCCGGACCTACCTCGCCCGGACGTTCACCCACGAACAGGCCGTCAGCGCGATCGCGGTGTCCTACTACTGGCACTTCGTCGACGTGGTCTGGATCGCCCTGTTCGGTGTGATCTACATCCTTCAGTGA
- a CDS encoding c-type cytochrome, whose translation MRLLSSRRRHPAAKALLLVAALFVIGAVYAAVAPTQQSAAEPNTSQQVTKGKELFSVNCSSCHGLNGEGTSQGPSLVGVGAAAVNFQVSTGRMPLAQPGAQAPVKPREFDDEEVAALAAYVATLGPGPAIPNASQYSTDGLTDEEIARGGELFRTNCSACHNFTGRGGALPGGKHAPSLFGVSNLHIYEAMLTGPQQMPVFSDQVLPSQQKRQIIAYLEAIHQEPNHGGLDLGGLGPVSEGIVGWAIGIGCLIGFAIWITARGARAR comes from the coding sequence GTGCGATTGCTGTCCTCCCGACGACGGCACCCGGCAGCAAAGGCGCTGCTCCTGGTGGCCGCGCTGTTCGTCATCGGCGCGGTGTACGCGGCCGTGGCGCCGACGCAACAGTCCGCTGCGGAGCCGAACACAAGCCAGCAGGTGACCAAGGGCAAGGAGCTGTTCTCGGTGAACTGCTCGTCCTGCCACGGCCTGAACGGTGAAGGTACGAGCCAGGGCCCGAGCCTCGTCGGCGTCGGCGCAGCCGCAGTCAACTTCCAGGTCTCCACCGGCCGGATGCCGCTGGCGCAGCCGGGCGCACAGGCGCCGGTCAAGCCGCGTGAGTTCGATGACGAGGAGGTCGCCGCGCTGGCCGCCTATGTCGCCACCCTCGGCCCCGGCCCGGCAATCCCGAACGCGTCACAGTATTCGACCGACGGTCTGACCGATGAGGAGATCGCCCGCGGAGGCGAGCTGTTCCGGACCAACTGCTCGGCCTGCCACAACTTCACCGGCCGCGGCGGCGCACTCCCGGGCGGCAAGCATGCACCGTCCCTGTTCGGCGTCTCCAACCTGCACATCTACGAGGCGATGCTGACCGGCCCGCAGCAGATGCCGGTGTTCTCCGATCAGGTGCTGCCCTCGCAGCAGAAGCGCCAGATCATCGCCTATCTGGAGGCGATCCACCAGGAGCCGAACCATGGCGGGCTGGATCTCGGCGGACTAGGCCCGGTCTCGGAGGGCATCGTCGGCTGGGCGATCGGCATCGGGTGCCTGATCGGCTTCGCCATCTGGATCACAGCACGAGGGGCGCGGGCACGATGA
- a CDS encoding ubiquinol-cytochrome c reductase iron-sulfur subunit: MPVHEPSAPVPDPGVEEHLPRWTDVDQAAADRAERQVVTMFLLVPVMAVLFVLAYYLIPRDAYVDFGPLHASATHVALGLTLGIGVLLIGLATQQWARQLMANNEIVEERHPGHSPADAAEDAMTQLTVGIEESGVPRRKMLIYTALGAVGILAAPALVLLTDLGPVAGPNYRRRTFETTLWKEGIRLVNDITYTPIRPEDLEIGQLVNGVPENLKDLTGAEFNDAKAKAPIVIVRMNPADIKIPADRKDWQVAGILVYSKICTHVGCPISLWEQQTHHLLCPCHQSTFDLADSGKVVFGPAARALPQLPIKINDEGFLVARSGFPVPVGPSYFERDSRNDLGQSGEYR, translated from the coding sequence ATGCCGGTCCACGAGCCGTCGGCCCCTGTTCCGGATCCGGGCGTCGAGGAGCATCTGCCGCGGTGGACCGATGTCGACCAAGCGGCAGCCGACCGGGCCGAACGGCAGGTCGTCACCATGTTCCTGCTGGTGCCGGTGATGGCGGTGCTCTTCGTCCTGGCCTACTACCTCATCCCCCGGGACGCCTACGTCGACTTCGGGCCGCTGCACGCCTCGGCGACCCACGTCGCTCTCGGCCTCACACTTGGCATCGGCGTGCTGCTGATAGGTCTGGCCACCCAGCAATGGGCCCGTCAGTTGATGGCCAACAACGAGATCGTCGAGGAACGCCATCCCGGGCACTCGCCCGCGGACGCCGCCGAGGATGCGATGACGCAGCTGACGGTGGGTATCGAGGAGTCCGGTGTACCGCGACGGAAGATGCTGATCTACACCGCTCTCGGCGCCGTCGGCATCCTGGCCGCCCCGGCCCTGGTGCTGCTGACCGACCTCGGCCCGGTGGCCGGACCGAACTACCGGCGCCGCACCTTCGAGACCACGCTGTGGAAAGAAGGCATCCGGCTGGTCAACGACATCACCTACACCCCGATCCGGCCGGAGGATCTGGAGATCGGCCAGTTGGTCAACGGCGTTCCGGAGAACCTGAAGGACCTCACCGGGGCCGAGTTCAACGACGCCAAGGCCAAGGCCCCGATCGTCATCGTCCGGATGAACCCGGCCGACATCAAGATCCCGGCCGATCGCAAGGACTGGCAGGTGGCGGGCATCCTCGTCTACTCCAAGATCTGCACCCACGTCGGCTGCCCGATCAGCCTGTGGGAACAGCAGACCCATCATCTGCTGTGCCCGTGTCACCAGTCGACCTTCGACCTGGCCGACTCCGGGAAGGTCGTGTTCGGACCAGCGGCCCGGGCGCTGCCGCAGCTGCCGATCAAGATCAACGACGAGGGTTTCCTGGTCGCCCGCAGCGGATTCCCGGTTCCGGTCGGCCCGAGCTACTTCGAACGTGATTCCCGGAACGACCTGGGTCAGAGTGGGGAGTACCGCTGA